A section of the Sphingomonas ginsenosidivorax genome encodes:
- a CDS encoding TonB-dependent receptor: protein MNTPLGRAAMSACGTVSGLALAIAIAAAPAAAQTAPQTTPTAPQADTGPVTPPTDTPTGTGTPELPAEEQDIVVTGFRASLNSAINIKRNETAAIDSIVAEDIGKFPDSNLAESMQRIPGVALSRGDGGEGKNISVRGLGAAFTRVRINGMEGTSQTGASDIYGAGNSGRSFDFNAFPTEIFSALAVRKTPSADVEEGSLGATVDLKAPHPLDFKTDFVFTATARGIYNELAKTVDPRASVLVSKKFADGTLGVLGSFAYGKRNLREVGYSAVNILPAYIDGGFCSPVGFAPQNPATNAARGTNAANCSTNNPRTSTTAAYNTIQGLRGITNQPGGGAFLPRIPRYVNSEQDAERMGGTLTLQWKPDENTDISLDGLYSRFKVERRDNYIGAISFGRTATNGGKPMTSVRDIAFDSLGSLQYGLFDGVDIRSEGLVDRFTSTFKQGTLNFEHRFSDRFKVTALAGYSHSRFYSPLRLQTFMDIIDADGFSIDFRNGGNIPTIGFGTDVANPGNFSYAPSPDGNFTVLGGFSTAGRPLTQDTRNKTFEGNLEWNVVDNFAVKAGGQFRESDFQIRGQNLIPSQVAVRALPAGTTLASITRQITDFGKLLGSGPAEFAAIDSKKWREAFGFDSFQYCGVECGAARSGVREQITSGYLMTTFNTEGVLPFTVRGDAGVRYVHTQQDSFGFIPVAAPAGAQYPTVGRRGDVNRSYEDWLPSMNLVAEITPKLQARFSAAAVMSRPELGQLTPVSGVTVATRTGTVNNPFLDPIRANTFDAALEWYFAPGSLLSVAYFHKNIETYIQSISEQVPYSSLGLPDALLDGTPSTPADIFTVNRSNNTPGGKLNGFEVNAQVQLSFLPGFLSNFGVLGSYTRVKSKITYILSPIQTTVDDLIDLSKNAASGTLYYEDDRFSIRGTASYRDKFNRGIPSGANDSDVRANASTLFVDASASYNISENLKLILEAQNLTDERNTLFIDSKRQDTLFETRLGRTFTVGATVKF, encoded by the coding sequence ATGAACACGCCATTGGGTCGCGCCGCCATGTCCGCATGCGGTACCGTTTCCGGGCTGGCTCTGGCGATCGCGATCGCCGCCGCGCCTGCCGCCGCGCAGACTGCGCCGCAGACGACGCCGACCGCGCCGCAAGCTGATACCGGACCGGTGACCCCGCCCACCGATACGCCGACCGGCACCGGCACCCCCGAACTTCCCGCCGAAGAGCAGGACATCGTCGTCACCGGGTTCCGCGCGTCGCTGAACAGCGCGATCAACATCAAGCGCAACGAAACCGCCGCGATCGACAGCATCGTGGCCGAGGATATCGGCAAGTTCCCCGACTCCAACCTCGCGGAATCGATGCAGCGCATCCCGGGCGTGGCGCTGTCGCGCGGCGATGGTGGTGAGGGAAAGAACATCTCGGTCCGCGGGCTCGGCGCCGCGTTCACCCGCGTCCGGATCAACGGCATGGAAGGCACGTCGCAGACCGGCGCCTCCGACATCTACGGCGCGGGCAATTCGGGCCGCAGCTTCGACTTCAACGCCTTCCCGACCGAGATCTTCTCGGCGCTGGCGGTGCGCAAGACGCCCTCGGCCGATGTCGAGGAGGGATCGCTCGGCGCGACCGTCGATCTGAAGGCGCCGCATCCGCTCGACTTCAAGACCGACTTCGTCTTCACCGCCACCGCGCGCGGCATCTATAACGAGCTCGCCAAGACCGTGGACCCGCGCGCGTCCGTCCTAGTGTCGAAGAAGTTCGCCGACGGTACGCTCGGCGTGCTCGGCTCGTTCGCCTACGGCAAGCGCAACCTGCGCGAGGTCGGCTATTCCGCGGTCAACATCCTGCCCGCCTATATCGACGGCGGCTTCTGCTCGCCGGTCGGCTTCGCGCCGCAGAACCCGGCGACGAATGCTGCGCGCGGCACCAACGCCGCCAATTGCAGCACCAACAACCCGCGGACCAGCACGACTGCGGCGTACAACACCATCCAGGGTCTGCGCGGGATTACCAACCAGCCCGGGGGCGGGGCGTTCCTGCCGCGCATCCCGCGCTACGTGAATTCCGAACAGGACGCCGAACGCATGGGCGGCACGCTGACGTTGCAGTGGAAGCCCGACGAGAACACCGACATTTCGCTCGACGGGCTCTATTCGCGCTTCAAGGTCGAACGCCGCGACAACTATATCGGTGCGATCTCGTTCGGCCGTACCGCCACCAATGGCGGCAAGCCGATGACCTCGGTCCGCGACATCGCGTTCGATTCGCTCGGCTCGCTGCAATATGGCCTGTTCGACGGCGTCGACATCCGTTCGGAAGGGCTGGTCGACCGCTTTACCTCGACCTTCAAGCAGGGCACGCTGAACTTCGAGCACCGCTTCTCCGACCGGTTCAAGGTCACCGCGCTCGCCGGCTATTCGCATTCGCGCTTCTACAGCCCGCTGCGACTGCAGACCTTCATGGATATCATCGACGCCGACGGCTTCTCGATCGACTTCCGCAACGGCGGCAACATCCCGACGATCGGCTTCGGCACCGACGTCGCGAACCCCGGAAACTTCAGCTACGCGCCTAGCCCCGACGGCAACTTCACCGTGCTCGGCGGGTTCAGCACCGCCGGCCGGCCGCTGACGCAGGACACGCGCAACAAGACGTTCGAGGGCAACCTCGAATGGAACGTCGTCGACAATTTCGCGGTCAAGGCCGGCGGCCAGTTCCGCGAGAGCGACTTCCAGATCCGCGGCCAGAACCTCATCCCCAGCCAGGTCGCGGTCCGCGCGCTGCCCGCGGGCACCACGCTCGCCAGCATCACCCGGCAGATCACCGATTTCGGCAAGCTGCTCGGTTCGGGCCCGGCGGAATTCGCGGCGATCGATTCGAAGAAGTGGCGTGAGGCATTCGGCTTCGACAGCTTCCAGTATTGCGGGGTCGAATGCGGTGCCGCGCGCTCCGGCGTGCGCGAACAGATCACCAGCGGCTACCTGATGACGACGTTCAATACCGAAGGCGTGTTGCCGTTCACCGTCCGCGGCGACGCCGGCGTCCGTTATGTTCATACGCAGCAGGATTCGTTCGGCTTCATCCCGGTCGCGGCGCCCGCCGGCGCGCAATATCCGACGGTCGGCCGCCGCGGCGACGTCAACCGGTCGTACGAGGACTGGCTGCCGTCGATGAACCTGGTCGCCGAGATCACGCCCAAGCTCCAGGCTCGCTTCTCCGCCGCCGCGGTGATGTCGCGTCCCGAGCTCGGTCAGCTGACCCCGGTATCGGGCGTCACGGTCGCCACCCGCACCGGCACCGTCAACAACCCGTTCCTCGACCCGATCCGCGCGAACACCTTCGATGCCGCGCTGGAATGGTATTTCGCGCCCGGCTCGTTGCTGTCGGTCGCGTATTTCCACAAGAACATCGAGACCTACATCCAGTCGATCTCGGAGCAGGTGCCGTATAGCTCGCTCGGCCTGCCCGACGCGCTGCTCGACGGGACGCCGTCGACGCCGGCCGATATCTTTACCGTCAACCGGTCGAACAACACGCCGGGCGGCAAGCTCAACGGCTTCGAGGTCAACGCGCAGGTGCAGCTGAGCTTCCTGCCGGGGTTCCTGTCGAACTTCGGCGTCCTCGGCAGCTACACGCGCGTGAAATCGAAGATTACCTACATCCTGTCGCCGATCCAGACGACGGTCGACGACCTGATCGACCTGTCGAAGAACGCCGCCAGCGGCACGCTCTATTACGAGGACGATCGCTTCAGCATCCGCGGCACCGCCAGCTACCGCGACAAGTTCAACCGCGGCATTCCGTCGGGCGCGAACGACAGCGACGTCCGCGCCAACGCCTCGACTTTGTTCGTCGATGCCTCGGCCTCGTACAACATCAGCGAGAACCTCAAGCTGATCCTCGAGGCGCAGAACCTGACCGACGAGCGCAACACGCTGTTCATCGACAGCAAGCGTCAGGACACGCTGTTCGAAACCCGCCTGGGTCGCACCTTCACAGTCGGCGCGACGGTGAAGTTCTGA
- a CDS encoding pectinesterase family protein, translating to MAGRSWTRAIVLPVLGLLADCATTAGADTGHYRVRTACGAMLGCFTGIQAALDAADRDTSGRWITVDIGAGAFREKVVLRRSRVRLVGSGAARTRLSFDAVAEHAGRYDRAHWGTAGSATLTIDADEVAVTGITIENAFDYLANDALPAGDPRKIGNSQGVAVMLDVHSDRVALDRVAILGYQDTLFTRGKRAVIRGSVIAGNIDFIFGNGTLLIEDSEVRTRRRAVPTPPDGFASFITAPSTQLSQPIGIVVYRSRLTREPGVEDASVALGRPWHPTTTFADGRYADPQAVGQAAFVDCTMDVHIHPDRWTGMAGTARDGTKSRIFLPAESRFAETGSRGPGARRNRAAEGNTEYDIAHTRKLIFAGWSPKG from the coding sequence GTGGCGGGACGATCGTGGACGCGGGCGATCGTCCTGCCGGTGCTCGGGTTGCTCGCGGATTGCGCGACGACGGCCGGTGCGGACACCGGACACTACCGGGTCCGCACCGCGTGCGGCGCGATGCTCGGCTGTTTCACCGGCATCCAAGCGGCCCTCGACGCGGCGGATCGCGACACGTCCGGGCGGTGGATCACCGTCGATATTGGCGCAGGCGCGTTCCGCGAAAAGGTCGTGCTTCGCCGCAGCCGCGTGCGGCTGGTCGGCAGCGGTGCGGCGCGGACCCGGCTGTCGTTCGATGCGGTCGCCGAACATGCCGGCCGCTACGACCGCGCGCACTGGGGTACCGCGGGGTCGGCGACGCTGACCATCGACGCCGACGAGGTCGCGGTCACCGGCATCACGATCGAGAACGCGTTCGACTACCTCGCCAATGATGCCCTGCCGGCCGGCGATCCGCGCAAGATCGGCAATTCGCAAGGCGTCGCGGTGATGCTCGACGTGCACAGCGACCGCGTCGCCTTGGACCGGGTCGCGATCCTCGGCTACCAGGACACGCTGTTCACGCGCGGCAAGCGCGCTGTCATCCGCGGCAGCGTGATCGCCGGCAATATCGACTTCATCTTCGGCAACGGCACGCTGCTGATCGAGGACAGCGAGGTCCGTACGCGGCGCCGCGCCGTACCCACGCCGCCCGACGGCTTCGCCTCGTTCATCACCGCGCCCTCGACCCAGCTGTCGCAACCGATCGGCATCGTCGTCTATCGCTCGCGCCTGACGCGAGAGCCGGGGGTGGAGGACGCGAGCGTGGCGCTCGGTCGTCCCTGGCACCCGACCACGACGTTCGCGGACGGCCGCTACGCCGATCCGCAGGCGGTCGGGCAGGCGGCGTTCGTCGACTGCACCATGGACGTGCACATCCACCCTGATCGCTGGACCGGCATGGCGGGCACCGCGCGCGACGGGACCAAGAGCCGGATCTTCCTCCCCGCCGAATCCCGCTTCGCCGAAACAGGTTCCCGCGGCCCGGGCGCCCGCCGCAACCGCGCAGCCGAAGGCAACACCGAATACGACATCGCCCATACGCGAAAACTCATCTTTGCCGGATGGTCGCCCAAAGGCTGA
- a CDS encoding alpha/beta fold hydrolase: MPKLTTDHLVIDYADHGNPGDPPVLLLHGWPDDASSWDAVVPTLIAAGLRVIVPSLRGFGATRFVSDSAPRTGNSAILAIDAIALMDGLGIDRFMVAGHDWGSNTAEAMAVGWPDRIGRMAMLATPPRLGGMPTPPFEQAQRQWYHWFMATARGAQAVRDDRKGFAHIHWVNWSPPGWFDEATFQQVATSFENPDWVDVTLHSYRARWDEAEPDPRSQWLEDKVRATQTLSLPTMYIQGAEDGVNPPQATKAVPGKFSGPFAFVTMAGVGHFPQRENPQSVARHLVQLFTGDPAALADTTDRSLFWAKARPLLAGAAAIGAVAAAVIGIAGSDRPAADQGRRDPD; the protein is encoded by the coding sequence ATGCCCAAGCTGACCACCGACCATCTCGTCATCGACTATGCCGACCATGGCAACCCTGGCGATCCGCCGGTCCTGCTACTCCACGGCTGGCCTGACGATGCGTCGAGCTGGGATGCCGTGGTTCCCACGCTGATCGCGGCCGGGTTGCGCGTCATCGTACCGAGCCTGCGGGGTTTCGGGGCGACCCGTTTCGTATCGGACAGCGCGCCGCGGACCGGCAACAGCGCGATCCTGGCGATCGACGCCATCGCGCTGATGGACGGTCTCGGCATCGACCGTTTCATGGTAGCCGGGCATGACTGGGGGTCGAATACCGCCGAAGCCATGGCCGTGGGCTGGCCCGATCGCATCGGGCGCATGGCGATGCTCGCCACCCCGCCCCGGCTTGGCGGCATGCCGACACCACCGTTCGAGCAGGCGCAGCGGCAATGGTATCATTGGTTCATGGCAACCGCGCGCGGCGCGCAGGCGGTGCGCGACGACCGGAAGGGCTTCGCGCACATCCACTGGGTCAACTGGTCGCCGCCGGGCTGGTTCGACGAGGCGACCTTCCAGCAGGTCGCGACGTCGTTCGAGAATCCCGACTGGGTCGACGTCACGCTGCACAGCTACCGCGCGCGCTGGGACGAAGCCGAGCCCGATCCGCGCAGCCAATGGCTCGAGGACAAGGTCAGGGCGACACAGACATTGTCGTTGCCGACGATGTACATCCAGGGCGCGGAAGACGGCGTGAACCCGCCCCAGGCAACCAAGGCCGTGCCGGGCAAGTTCAGCGGTCCGTTCGCGTTCGTGACAATGGCGGGCGTGGGCCATTTCCCGCAACGCGAGAATCCGCAGTCGGTCGCGCGGCATCTGGTCCAGCTTTTCACCGGCGATCCCGCCGCACTTGCCGATACCACCGACCGAAGCCTGTTTTGGGCCAAAGCCAGGCCTTTGCTTGCCGGTGCCGCCGCGATCGGCGCTGTCGCCGCCGCCGTGATCGGGATCGCCGGATCCGACCGGCCAGCCGCTGACCAGGGTCGCCGAGATCCGGACTGA
- the nth gene encoding endonuclease III translates to MKKADVVDFYARLAEADPHPETELEFVNPFTLVVAVALSAQATDAGVNKATRALFAEVATPAKMVALGLDGLKAHIRTIGLFNTKAKNVIALSQMLIDEFGGEVPPDRESLERLPGVGRKTANVVMNVAFGAETFAVDTHIFRVGNRTGLARGKTPLAVELKLDKATPQPFRLHAHHWLILHGRYVCKARTPECWRCIVADLCAYKPKTPAPKAMKTAGAPAPALLRDPQRTRSSAG, encoded by the coding sequence GTGAAGAAGGCGGACGTCGTCGACTTCTACGCGCGACTGGCGGAGGCTGATCCGCATCCCGAGACCGAGCTCGAATTCGTCAATCCGTTCACTTTGGTCGTCGCGGTCGCGCTGTCGGCGCAGGCGACCGACGCCGGCGTCAACAAGGCGACGCGCGCGCTGTTCGCGGAGGTCGCTACCCCGGCGAAGATGGTCGCGCTCGGGCTCGACGGGCTCAAGGCGCATATCCGCACGATCGGCCTGTTCAACACCAAGGCGAAGAACGTCATCGCGCTATCGCAGATGCTGATCGACGAATTTGGTGGCGAGGTGCCCCCCGACCGCGAGTCGCTCGAACGACTCCCGGGGGTCGGTCGCAAGACCGCGAACGTGGTGATGAACGTCGCGTTCGGGGCCGAGACCTTCGCGGTCGACACGCATATCTTCCGCGTCGGCAACCGTACCGGGCTGGCGCGCGGCAAGACCCCGCTGGCGGTCGAACTCAAACTGGACAAGGCGACGCCGCAGCCGTTCCGCCTCCACGCGCATCACTGGCTGATCCTGCACGGCCGCTATGTCTGCAAGGCGCGCACGCCCGAATGCTGGCGCTGCATCGTCGCCGACCTCTGTGCCTACAAGCCGAAGACACCAGCGCCCAAAGCGATGAAAACGGCTGGCGCCCCCGCCCCGGCTTTGCTACGCGACCCACAGCGCACCCGTAGCTCAGCTGGATAG
- the dapB gene encoding 4-hydroxy-tetrahydrodipicolinate reductase, whose translation MTAIGIYGSAGRMGRAITDAIEAAGAQLAGGVDAGDDPAPLATTADVLVDFSTPSALEAHLAAARAAGTGIVVGTTGLSPRHQSLIDEAALDIAVLQTGNTSLGVTLLGILVREAAARLGPDWDVEIVEMHHRHKVDAPSGTALLLGEAAAKGRGSSLAELRVDSRAGLVGSRSEGTIGFASLRGGSVIGDHSVIFAGEGERIELNHRGDDRSIFARGAVRAALWLADQPAGRYRMGDVLGL comes from the coding sequence ATGACCGCGATCGGAATCTACGGCAGCGCCGGCCGGATGGGCCGCGCGATCACCGACGCGATCGAGGCGGCGGGGGCACAGCTGGCTGGTGGCGTCGATGCCGGCGACGACCCCGCCCCGCTCGCGACCACCGCCGACGTGCTGGTCGACTTCTCGACCCCCTCGGCGCTCGAAGCGCATCTGGCCGCTGCCCGCGCCGCCGGAACCGGTATCGTCGTCGGCACCACCGGCCTCTCGCCGCGCCACCAGTCCCTGATCGACGAGGCCGCGCTTGACATCGCCGTGCTCCAGACCGGCAACACGTCGCTCGGCGTGACGCTGCTCGGCATCCTGGTGCGCGAGGCCGCGGCGCGGCTCGGGCCCGACTGGGACGTCGAGATCGTCGAGATGCATCATCGCCACAAGGTCGATGCCCCGTCCGGCACCGCGCTGCTGCTCGGCGAAGCCGCCGCGAAGGGGCGCGGATCGTCGCTCGCCGAGTTGCGCGTCGACAGCCGTGCCGGGCTGGTCGGCAGCCGCAGCGAGGGCACGATCGGCTTTGCCTCCCTGCGCGGCGGATCGGTGATCGGCGACCACAGCGTGATCTTCGCGGGCGAAGGCGAGCGGATCGAACTCAACCACCGCGGCGACGATCGCTCGATCTTCGCCCGCGGTGCGGTACGCGCGGCGTTGTGGCTGGCCGACCAGCCGGCCGGGCGCTACCGGATGGGCGACGTGCTGGGCCTGTGA
- a CDS encoding nucleotidyltransferase family protein: MSGFGALVLAGSRGGVDPLAAYAGVAHKALIVLDGETLLARVARALTEAGAGEIAVSVSDEAVGAHATALGLRVLQAAGGPSLSVRQGLEALGTPLLVTTADHALLQPGWITRFRADVPPGADVAVLLARQDVIEAAAPGTKRTYLRFADGAWSGCNLFQFNTERSVAALDLWAQVEADRKRPWRIVRRLGVGTLLRYLLGQLTLVQAVAHLGRLAGLDAAAVASPYGLAAVDVDKPADLDLVRRLVAPD, encoded by the coding sequence ATGAGCGGGTTCGGGGCACTCGTCCTTGCGGGATCGCGCGGCGGCGTCGATCCGCTCGCCGCCTATGCCGGTGTCGCGCACAAGGCGCTGATCGTGCTCGACGGCGAAACGCTGTTGGCGCGAGTGGCGCGTGCGCTGACCGAAGCCGGCGCCGGCGAGATCGCGGTGTCGGTATCGGACGAGGCGGTCGGCGCGCATGCTACGGCGCTCGGCCTACGCGTGCTGCAGGCGGCGGGAGGGCCCAGTCTCAGCGTCCGACAAGGGTTGGAAGCGCTGGGGACTCCGCTGCTGGTGACGACCGCGGATCACGCGTTGCTGCAGCCGGGCTGGATCACACGGTTCCGCGCCGACGTGCCGCCAGGTGCCGACGTCGCGGTGCTGCTCGCGCGGCAGGACGTGATCGAGGCCGCGGCGCCGGGGACCAAGCGGACCTATCTGCGCTTTGCCGACGGCGCCTGGTCGGGGTGCAACCTGTTCCAGTTCAACACCGAGCGATCGGTCGCCGCGCTCGATCTGTGGGCACAGGTCGAGGCGGACCGGAAGCGGCCGTGGCGGATCGTCCGCCGGCTGGGGGTGGGAACGCTGCTGCGCTATCTGCTCGGGCAGCTGACTTTGGTGCAGGCGGTGGCGCATCTCGGGCGGCTCGCCGGGCTCGACGCGGCGGCGGTGGCGAGCCCGTACGGGCTGGCGGCGGTCGACGTCGACAAGCCCGCCGACCTGGATCTTGTACGACGGCTGGTCGCACCGGACTGA